A single region of the Dehalococcoides mccartyi genome encodes:
- a CDS encoding Ni/Fe hydrogenase subunit alpha, giving the protein MKQITIQPVTRIEGAAKVVINLDNSGNVSDARMHIIELRGFEKFCIGRPVEEMPRITPRICGVCPLSHHLCSAKACDNVFGVTPPSAGRKLRELANAAAYLEEHILHFFFLAGADLVMGPGENYSMRNVFGIAQKMPELGQKVIRSRHLASKMLDYLLGKDIHPVAAVAGGFSKPLTETEREKMMEMAKELLEFSKFSIAYAKENLFSKYESLIKEIGVIKTGFLGTVDKNGALNQYDGNLRLMRPDGKFTEFSPKDYLDHITERVEDWSYAKFPYAKELGEFNMDLDNPSGILRVNTLARINVCDRIATPLAQKELEEFRAKFGRPAQQSLLFNWARLIELLYNAERVIELLSDPEITSTNTRVPVTPKAGRGVGCIEAPRGTLIHDYTTDDNGLVTDANLVVATVFNNAAINMSVKQAAQTLIKGGKYDETILDEIEMVIRAYDPCLSCSTHELNGKVAVRLDIVDASGQLVQTYSN; this is encoded by the coding sequence ATGAAACAGATTACAATACAGCCGGTTACCAGAATTGAAGGTGCTGCTAAGGTTGTTATAAACCTTGATAATAGCGGCAATGTATCTGATGCCCGCATGCATATTATAGAGCTGCGCGGTTTTGAAAAATTTTGTATAGGGCGGCCTGTAGAAGAAATGCCCCGTATTACCCCGCGTATCTGCGGCGTTTGTCCGCTTTCCCATCATCTGTGTTCCGCTAAGGCTTGTGACAACGTCTTCGGTGTTACCCCGCCGTCTGCTGGCCGCAAACTGCGTGAACTGGCTAATGCCGCTGCTTATCTGGAAGAGCACATCCTCCATTTCTTCTTTTTAGCTGGAGCTGACCTTGTGATGGGTCCGGGTGAAAACTACTCTATGCGCAATGTTTTTGGTATAGCCCAGAAGATGCCTGAACTGGGCCAGAAGGTTATACGCTCACGTCATCTGGCATCAAAGATGCTGGATTATCTTTTGGGAAAAGATATCCACCCTGTAGCGGCTGTAGCCGGAGGGTTCTCAAAACCGCTTACGGAAACTGAACGTGAAAAAATGATGGAAATGGCTAAAGAACTGTTGGAGTTCTCCAAGTTTTCCATAGCATATGCCAAAGAAAATCTTTTCAGTAAATATGAAAGCCTTATTAAAGAAATTGGCGTTATCAAGACCGGCTTTTTAGGCACTGTAGATAAAAACGGTGCTTTAAACCAATATGACGGCAATCTTCGTCTTATGCGTCCTGACGGCAAGTTTACCGAATTTTCCCCCAAGGATTACCTTGACCATATTACTGAGCGGGTAGAAGACTGGAGTTATGCCAAATTCCCGTATGCCAAGGAACTCGGTGAGTTTAATATGGATTTAGACAATCCCTCCGGTATTTTGAGGGTAAACACTCTGGCCCGTATAAATGTCTGTGACCGTATTGCTACGCCCTTGGCTCAAAAGGAACTGGAAGAATTCCGCGCTAAATTCGGCCGTCCTGCCCAGCAGTCACTTCTTTTCAATTGGGCACGCTTGATAGAGCTTTTATACAATGCTGAAAGGGTTATTGAGCTTCTTTCTGACCCCGAAATTACCAGCACCAACACTCGTGTACCGGTAACTCCCAAAGCTGGCCGGGGAGTGGGTTGCATAGAAGCCCCCCGCGGCACCCTTATTCATGACTATACTACAGATGATAATGGTTTAGTTACTGATGCCAATCTGGTGGTTGCCACCGTCTTTAATAATGCTGCTATAAATATGTCCGTAAAACAAGCTGCCCAAACTCTTATAAAGGGTGGTAAGTATGATGAAACCATTTTGGACGAAATAGAAATGGTTATACGGGCTTATGACCCCTGCTTGTCCTGCTCTACACACGAGCTTAATGGCAAAGTAGCGGTCAGGCTGGATATAGTTGACGCAAGCGGACAGCTGGTCCAGACTTACTCTAACTAA
- a CDS encoding epoxyqueuosine reductase QueH: MAPKLLLHGCCAHCTAYSFKYWQEQGFLVSVYWYNPNIHPFTEHQSRLEAMEKLSDEMGFELITEPSYQMAEYFKNVAANVDGRCRICFDMRLGQTAAYAAQHGYEYFSSSLFISPHQKHADAVCAAEILAKETGIKFAYADLRKRYSDSRHITKPLDLYRQQYCGCIYSEYERFGKADSPA; encoded by the coding sequence ATGGCACCTAAACTTCTTCTCCATGGTTGCTGTGCCCATTGTACCGCTTACTCTTTCAAATACTGGCAGGAACAGGGTTTTCTGGTCAGTGTTTACTGGTACAACCCCAACATTCACCCCTTTACTGAGCATCAAAGCAGACTTGAGGCTATGGAGAAACTTTCAGATGAAATGGGTTTTGAGCTTATAACAGAGCCTTCATATCAAATGGCCGAATATTTTAAAAATGTAGCCGCAAATGTGGATGGGCGTTGTCGAATCTGTTTTGATATGCGTCTGGGGCAGACTGCCGCTTATGCCGCACAGCATGGGTACGAATATTTTTCCTCAAGCCTTTTTATCAGCCCTCACCAGAAACATGCTGATGCAGTTTGTGCGGCTGAAATATTGGCTAAGGAAACGGGGATCAAATTTGCCTATGCAGACCTTCGAAAACGTTATTCGGACAGCCGCCATATTACCAAACCCTTAGACCTTTATCGCCAGCAGTACTGCGGGTGTATATATAGTGAGTATGAAAGATTCGGCAAGGCGGATTCGCCTGCCTAA
- a CDS encoding class I SAM-dependent methyltransferase, whose protein sequence is MNEQNFTSQSQVFDRIAAGWYSFRHRSIFSPELSALAEKWQTGKLLNAGCGCGADFIPFKNNFELYGIDFSAEMIDQAGKYARKHGFKPNLAVADMQNLPFKDAEFDWLIAVASFHHLKGQDSQLKALNEFGRVLKDNGQIFLTVWNRLQPRFWFKGRETLVPWKSQDQILMRYYHLYTCWEIEALVKKAGFRVVSSSGEKSHRGPKYFARNICLILEKQTLKK, encoded by the coding sequence ATGAACGAACAAAATTTTACTTCCCAGTCACAGGTATTTGACCGTATAGCCGCTGGCTGGTACAGCTTTCGCCATCGTTCCATTTTCAGCCCGGAGCTTTCAGCACTGGCCGAAAAATGGCAAACAGGCAAACTCCTTAATGCCGGCTGCGGCTGCGGAGCAGATTTTATACCTTTTAAAAACAATTTTGAGCTGTATGGCATAGATTTTTCAGCCGAGATGATAGACCAAGCCGGTAAATATGCCCGTAAACACGGCTTCAAACCTAATCTGGCAGTGGCAGATATGCAAAACCTGCCTTTCAAGGATGCCGAATTTGACTGGCTGATTGCTGTGGCCAGTTTCCACCACCTGAAAGGACAGGATTCTCAACTAAAAGCCCTAAACGAATTCGGACGGGTACTGAAAGATAACGGACAAATATTCCTGACGGTCTGGAACCGTCTACAGCCCCGTTTTTGGTTCAAGGGGCGGGAAACTCTGGTGCCATGGAAAAGCCAGGACCAGATACTCATGCGCTATTACCACCTGTATACCTGCTGGGAGATAGAGGCACTGGTTAAAAAAGCCGGTTTCAGGGTAGTCAGCTCATCCGGTGAAAAGAGCCACCGCGGACCAAAATATTTTGCCCGTAACATCTGCCTGATACTTGAGAAACAAACTTTAAAAAAATAG
- a CDS encoding peroxiredoxin family protein: protein MKINNFAPDFSLKNLAGQEINLSDFRGSGVIINFWKISCSYCKQEMPFFEAAYLKNKTLPDSIKVLMINITESQSLIEQFMEDNHYTFPVLLDTTGAIGQIYNANYIPITYFINAEGIIKAIKFGAFSSQTDFDNQLDKIY from the coding sequence ATAAAGATAAACAATTTTGCACCGGATTTCTCCCTGAAAAATCTGGCTGGGCAGGAAATAAACCTGAGTGATTTCAGAGGCTCGGGGGTAATTATAAACTTCTGGAAGATAAGCTGCAGTTATTGCAAACAGGAGATGCCTTTTTTTGAAGCCGCTTATCTAAAAAACAAGACTCTCCCAGACAGCATTAAAGTCCTTATGATAAATATAACAGAGAGCCAGTCACTTATAGAGCAGTTTATGGAGGATAATCACTATACCTTTCCGGTACTGCTGGATACCACTGGTGCTATCGGGCAAATCTACAATGCAAACTATATTCCCATTACCTATTTTATAAATGCCGAAGGGATAATAAAGGCCATAAAGTTCGGGGCATTTTCCAGCCAGACAGATTTTGACAACCAACTGGACAAGATATACTAA
- the rimI gene encoding ribosomal protein S18-alanine N-acetyltransferase → MAYLIRPIKDEDIPELNQLDKEAFPTMWPATNFKREMENIMAHYMVLVDEDISTAAKPVLSIWKRLRNCIRHDTGTIQQVVDCPKVIGYGAIWVMAGSAHLVSVAVREAYRRKGFGELLLISSLKEAIKHKCFEMTLEVRVSNIVAQNLYLKYGFAIKGIRKKYYLDNHEDALIMTLDSIDSPDFTSKLEEYKNSHTRKWKTTPGMAELAS, encoded by the coding sequence ATGGCCTATTTAATCCGCCCTATAAAAGACGAAGATATACCTGAACTAAATCAACTTGATAAAGAAGCCTTTCCCACAATGTGGCCGGCGACCAATTTCAAGCGTGAGATGGAAAACATCATGGCCCATTATATGGTGCTGGTTGATGAGGACATCTCCACTGCTGCAAAGCCTGTTTTAAGTATTTGGAAACGACTTAGGAATTGTATCCGACATGATACTGGCACTATTCAGCAGGTGGTAGACTGCCCAAAGGTAATTGGTTACGGTGCTATATGGGTAATGGCCGGCTCTGCCCATTTGGTCAGCGTGGCAGTGCGGGAGGCCTACCGCCGCAAAGGATTTGGCGAGTTGCTTCTGATAAGCTCTTTGAAAGAAGCTATCAAACACAAATGCTTTGAAATGACTCTTGAGGTCAGGGTTTCAAATATTGTGGCTCAAAATCTGTATTTGAAATATGGGTTTGCCATAAAGGGTATACGGAAAAAATACTATCTGGATAATCACGAAGATGCCCTTATTATGACTTTAGATAGCATTGATAGCCCTGATTTTACGTCTAAACTGGAAGAATATAAAAACAGCCACACCCGGAAGTGGAAAACCACACCGGGCATGGCCGAACTGGCTTCTTAA
- a CDS encoding elongator complex protein 3, whose product MKKLSRTISGVTPVAVMTKPLPCPGKCIYCPTFAATPQSYTPESPAVLRAKSCEYQAYKQVALRLRIIQDMGHPTDKVELIVMGGTFLSADTAYQYGFIKDCYDALNGIVAGSLEEAKTINETAQHRCVGLCIETRPDICGETEIQRMIDFGTTRVELGVQMLDDDIYKLVERGHTVADVAEATRLLREYGLKVHYHWMPGLPGSAPEKDLALSRMVFEDPRFCPDGLKLYPTMVVEGTVLEEWWKEGRYTPYPSDIMTGLIADIKALVPPYVRISRVLRDIPAVFISAGLKDSLRDGVRQILESRHQKCRCIRCREYGHRQRKGQTSGEPTLRRLDYPASEGNEIFLSFEDSSDTLYGLLRLRIPCLSLPVPDKKYGGKIGLVRELHVYGIELSLGEQGDQSAQHRGLGRKLVAEAERLAHDEYGLSSLAILSGVGAREYYRSLGYELSAGYMCKRLA is encoded by the coding sequence ATGAAGAAGCTTTCCCGAACAATATCAGGCGTTACCCCGGTGGCGGTTATGACCAAACCTCTGCCGTGTCCCGGCAAGTGCATATATTGTCCTACTTTTGCTGCCACTCCCCAGAGCTATACACCTGAATCTCCGGCTGTTTTGCGGGCTAAAAGCTGTGAATACCAGGCTTACAAACAGGTTGCCCTTCGCCTGCGGATAATACAGGATATGGGTCACCCTACAGATAAGGTTGAGCTTATAGTTATGGGTGGTACTTTCCTTTCAGCAGATACCGCCTACCAGTATGGTTTCATTAAAGACTGCTATGATGCGTTGAATGGGATAGTGGCTGGCAGTCTGGAGGAAGCTAAGACTATAAATGAAACTGCTCAGCACCGCTGCGTAGGCTTATGCATTGAGACCCGCCCGGATATCTGCGGTGAGACCGAAATACAACGGATGATAGATTTCGGAACTACCAGAGTGGAACTTGGCGTCCAGATGCTGGATGATGATATTTATAAACTGGTTGAACGGGGACATACAGTTGCGGATGTGGCTGAGGCCACCCGCCTTTTGCGTGAATACGGCCTAAAAGTGCATTACCACTGGATGCCCGGACTTCCCGGTTCAGCCCCTGAAAAAGATCTGGCACTTTCCCGCATGGTGTTTGAAGATCCCCGGTTTTGCCCTGACGGGCTTAAGCTTTATCCCACTATGGTAGTGGAGGGGACTGTACTTGAGGAGTGGTGGAAAGAAGGCAGATATACACCGTACCCAAGTGACATCATGACCGGGCTTATTGCGGATATTAAAGCTCTGGTGCCGCCTTATGTGCGTATCTCACGGGTTCTTCGGGATATACCGGCGGTATTTATCAGCGCGGGACTCAAAGACTCCCTGAGAGATGGTGTTCGGCAGATACTGGAAAGCCGCCACCAGAAGTGCAGGTGTATACGCTGTCGTGAATACGGCCACCGCCAGCGGAAAGGACAAACCAGTGGTGAACCCACCTTAAGGCGACTTGATTATCCTGCTTCAGAGGGCAACGAGATATTCCTTAGCTTTGAGGATTCTTCCGATACCCTTTATGGTTTGCTCAGGTTGCGTATACCCTGTTTATCCCTGCCTGTTCCGGATAAAAAATACGGCGGTAAAATAGGACTGGTACGTGAACTGCATGTATATGGCATAGAACTCTCACTGGGTGAACAGGGAGACCAGTCTGCCCAGCACCGGGGTCTTGGCAGAAAGCTGGTGGCCGAGGCAGAACGGCTTGCCCATGACGAATACGGCCTTAGCTCACTGGCAATACTAAGCGGTGTGGGCGCCAGAGAGTATTACCGTTCACTCGGGTATGAACTTTCGGCAGGGTATATGTGTAAGCGTCTGGCTTGA
- a CDS encoding permease — translation MIIPTIILAVAAVVVSVIAYNKNGAHVEGFKAAWDIFIQVLPMMVLAFVIAGMLRVIIPEETVSQWLGQESGFKGVLIGTAVGGLMPGGPYSCMPIAAGLLGGGAGAGTMVAFMTGWSLLAVNRLPLEIGMLGWKFALIRLAVTALMPIAAGMLANALFSKVNLLE, via the coding sequence ATGATAATCCCCACCATAATTCTGGCGGTTGCAGCAGTGGTGGTCAGTGTTATTGCTTACAACAAAAACGGTGCTCACGTAGAGGGGTTTAAAGCCGCCTGGGATATATTTATTCAGGTATTGCCCATGATGGTACTGGCCTTTGTGATTGCCGGTATGCTCAGGGTTATCATACCCGAAGAGACCGTCAGCCAGTGGCTGGGACAGGAATCAGGTTTCAAAGGTGTACTTATCGGTACAGCTGTGGGCGGGCTAATGCCGGGCGGACCTTACAGTTGTATGCCCATTGCCGCCGGGTTGCTGGGCGGCGGTGCCGGAGCCGGTACTATGGTAGCATTCATGACGGGCTGGTCACTGCTGGCGGTGAACCGTCTTCCTCTTGAGATTGGCATGCTGGGCTGGAAATTCGCCCTGATACGGCTGGCCGTAACCGCCCTGATGCCAATAGCCGCCGGGATGCTGGCCAATGCCCTCTTTTCAAAAGTAAACCTGCTTGAATAG
- a CDS encoding cytochrome c biogenesis CcdA family protein, whose amino-acid sequence MEDISYLLALAGGLSAFFSPCVLPMMPIYLASLTGAEILDAKPNSAISYKTLRHSVAFVAGFSLIFTSLGALAGLGGVIINPSDLWVRILSGGMLIIFGGYMLLCLRFPSINFEKHLASPQNLKMSGYARSFLSGAVFTLAWTPCISPVLGSILTITFGGENPLYGSALLAVFSLGMGIPFIALGLLLQKTLPLIGKISHYSAAIYGASGVILIFIGILILGNRIGFFSTLQI is encoded by the coding sequence TTGGAAGATATCTCTTACCTTTTAGCCCTTGCCGGCGGACTGTCCGCCTTTTTCTCCCCATGCGTACTGCCTATGATGCCTATTTATTTAGCCAGCCTGACGGGAGCCGAGATACTTGATGCTAAACCAAACTCCGCCATTTCTTATAAAACCCTGCGGCATTCAGTGGCCTTTGTAGCCGGTTTCAGCCTTATCTTTACCAGTCTTGGGGCTTTAGCCGGGCTGGGCGGGGTTATTATAAACCCCAGTGACCTCTGGGTAAGGATACTCTCAGGGGGAATGCTTATCATCTTTGGTGGGTACATGCTGCTATGCCTTCGTTTCCCGTCAATCAATTTTGAAAAGCATCTGGCCAGCCCACAAAACCTTAAAATGAGCGGTTATGCCAGGTCTTTCCTAAGCGGGGCGGTTTTCACCCTTGCCTGGACACCCTGCATCAGCCCGGTGCTGGGCAGTATACTAACTATTACATTCGGAGGAGAAAACCCGCTTTACGGCTCGGCACTGCTGGCTGTTTTTTCACTGGGCATGGGTATACCATTTATTGCATTAGGGTTGCTCCTTCAAAAAACTCTGCCTTTGATAGGTAAAATTAGCCACTATTCAGCTGCCATATACGGTGCAAGTGGCGTGATACTGATATTTATTGGTATACTGATACTTGGTAATAGAATAGGGTTTTTCAGTACCCTGCAGATTTGA
- a CDS encoding hydrogenase maturation protease, which yields MDCLPEYCSRLVVVFGCGNILYGDDGFGPAVADYLNAHSRVPSFACVMDVGTAIRELLFNIMISDVKPKVIVLVDAMETGLEAGEIGHLTVEQVSPEKINDFSLHLMPTLNMLKELHADGGVKIDVLAVKPERIPEEMEQGLTEKVQKAVVETARYIMDIYFAQPPF from the coding sequence ATGGACTGTTTACCGGAATATTGCTCCCGGCTGGTGGTTGTATTCGGCTGCGGAAACATACTTTATGGTGATGACGGTTTTGGCCCTGCTGTAGCAGATTACTTAAATGCCCATAGCCGGGTTCCTTCTTTTGCCTGCGTTATGGACGTGGGTACAGCTATCCGAGAGTTATTATTTAACATAATGATAAGTGATGTGAAACCCAAGGTTATAGTACTGGTAGATGCCATGGAAACTGGGCTGGAGGCGGGTGAGATTGGGCATCTTACGGTTGAACAGGTATCTCCGGAAAAGATAAATGACTTCTCACTGCACCTTATGCCCACCCTGAATATGCTTAAAGAGCTTCATGCTGACGGGGGAGTAAAAATAGATGTGCTGGCAGTTAAACCTGAACGGATACCCGAGGAGATGGAACAGGGTTTAACTGAAAAAGTCCAAAAAGCGGTAGTTGAAACCGCCCGTTATATTATGGATATCTATTTTGCCCAGCCGCCTTTTTAG
- a CDS encoding F420-non-reducing hydrogenase subunit G codes for MVRVAEEWFAVCGGCELSILDIGEPLLDVLPNLEIVHMPVLMDHKLLGQKGDGIKYEIPEADLGIITGGIRNEENRELALEMRKKCKLIVALGTCACFGGIPALANLSTTEDMLKQVFSKEKGTDPASPPGDKSLPKMLDRVYAVDEIITVDIHLPGCPPTPAHIVELLTAVLAGKTFALPERSVCDTCPTIREKQSTGGSIKRPLQNAQFTPGRYDNMRCLNEQGLFCLGPVTKAGCNRILGADPSEEIPRCIKAYMPCRGCFGPVRKGSNPTADIMGSLSYIGRDPKEIVDRVATINRFIGSGRLRPQDK; via the coding sequence ATGGTCCGTGTTGCTGAAGAATGGTTTGCAGTATGCGGAGGGTGTGAACTCTCTATACTGGATATAGGTGAGCCGCTGCTGGATGTTTTACCCAACTTGGAAATAGTTCATATGCCTGTTCTTATGGATCATAAACTTCTCGGACAGAAGGGTGATGGTATTAAATACGAAATCCCAGAAGCTGATCTTGGTATAATTACAGGCGGTATCCGAAATGAGGAAAACAGGGAACTTGCTCTGGAAATGCGCAAGAAATGCAAGCTAATCGTAGCCCTTGGCACTTGTGCCTGTTTCGGCGGTATTCCGGCTCTGGCAAACCTTTCTACTACCGAAGATATGTTGAAACAGGTTTTCAGTAAGGAGAAAGGTACTGATCCTGCTTCTCCTCCCGGTGACAAATCCCTCCCCAAAATGCTTGACCGTGTTTATGCCGTAGATGAAATAATAACAGTAGATATTCACCTGCCCGGTTGTCCTCCTACACCAGCCCATATAGTTGAACTGCTCACAGCAGTACTTGCGGGTAAAACTTTTGCGCTTCCCGAAAGAAGTGTTTGCGATACCTGCCCCACCATACGTGAAAAACAATCTACCGGCGGGTCTATCAAACGCCCTCTGCAAAATGCCCAGTTTACCCCCGGCCGCTATGATAATATGCGCTGCCTGAATGAACAGGGCTTGTTCTGTCTGGGGCCGGTTACCAAAGCTGGGTGCAACCGTATTTTGGGTGCTGATCCTTCGGAAGAAATTCCCCGCTGTATAAAGGCTTATATGCCGTGCCGCGGCTGTTTCGGACCTGTCCGCAAAGGTTCTAATCCTACTGCTGATATAATGGGCTCGTTAAGCTATATCGGGCGTGATCCAAAGGAGATTGTTGACCGGGTGGCCACCATAAACCGCTTTATCGGTTCGGGTAGACTCCGCCCGCAGGATAAATAA